A stretch of Phragmites australis chromosome 12, lpPhrAust1.1, whole genome shotgun sequence DNA encodes these proteins:
- the LOC133886963 gene encoding uncharacterized protein LOC133886963, producing MASSSRLCSDEELQKARDDLKELLVRSPIPDEFRSPGDEEEKEKKVNMGKKKKLYVLPQEYVEMLLNYKCRPLPKHEALAQAEEEDKEKYKDIRTLVTVANVLSRHYDDIIHDALEKMRHDFETKGYITYEATDDEEAMRVLRHFSRVPEDNNEGATASQQGPRGRGRRRHRPGVMKHTRGVKKLN from the coding sequence ATGGCAAGCTCCTCGAGGCTCTGTTCGGATGAGGAGCTGCAGAAGGCTAGGGATGATTTAAAAGAACTCCTCGTCCGAAGCCCAATCCCCGACGAGTTCCGGTCTCCCGGTgatgaagaggagaaggagaagaaggtcaatatgggaaagaagaagaagctgtaCGTGCTGCCGCAGGAGTATGTGGAGATGCTCCTCAACTACAAGTGCAGGCCGCTCCCCAAGCACGAGGCCCTCGCCCAAGCAGAAGAGGAGGACAAGGAGAAGTACAAGGACATCAGGACCTTGGTCACCGTGGCCAATGTCCTTTCGAGGCACTACGACGACATCATACACGACGCCCTGGAGAAGATGAGGCATGACTTCGAGACCAAAGGTTACATCACCTACGAGGCCACTGACGACGAGGAGGCAATGAGGGTGCTACGGCATTTCAGCAGGGTCCCCGAGGACAACAATGAGGGTGCAACGGCATCTCAGCAGGGTCCTCGAGGACGAGGACGCAGGAGGCACCGACCTGGAGTCATGAAGCACACTAGAGGGGTCAAGAAGCTAAACTGA
- the LOC133886182 gene encoding uncharacterized protein LOC133886182, which yields MSSSSDVIQRREGKAPADPLKTVPVDLSQTAPAGSPEPTATAAAGKTNTNMKKKKKVRMTQEQIDSFIRYQTVYFPEDLVPRVSKERLAQTNLADQGNLPVPMDQIDDYIANIFRDINRMEARFMRERDRILNDYYTKGYAEEEITDDEEEEEEGGVAPARAAAPAPPGRRRFRPGVAKQAGKIKKLN from the coding sequence ATGTCGAGCTCGTCGGACGTGATCCAGAGGAGGGAAGGGAAGGCGCCTGCGGATCCGCTGAAGACTGTGCCAGTGGATTTGTCCCAGACTGCTCCGGCGGGTTCGCCGGAGCCCACGGCGACTGCGGCGGCAGGCAAGACAAACACgaatatgaagaagaagaagaaggtgaggaTGACGCAGGAGCAGATCGACAGCTTCATCCGGTACCAGACGGTCTACTTCCCCGAGGACCTCGTCCCCAGGGTCAGCAAGGAGAGGCTGGCCCAGACGAACCTGGCTGACCAGGGCAACCTCCCCGTGCCCATGGACCAGATCGACGACTACATCGCCAATATTTTCAGGGACATCAACAGAATGGAGGCGCGATTTATGCGGGAGAGGGACCGGATCCTGAACGACTACTACACCAAAGGGTACGCCGAAGAGGAGATcaccgacgacgaggaggaggaagaagaaggaggcgtGGCCCCTGCCCGGGCGGCGGCTCCTGCTCCGCCTGGACGGAGGAGGTTCCGGCCGGGAGTCGCGAAGCAGGCTGGGAAAATCAAGAAGCTCAATTAG